Genomic segment of Prochlorococcus marinus CUG1433:
CATCTACTTTAGTTGAATTCTTCGTAGAAGGTCTCGGAGTTGGCAAGGGCCCTTCTTGTTTAACGGTCATGTATCTAATAACATCTTCACTTAGTCTCATTGCTTTTTCGATTTTGAAAATATGTTGTCCATCTCCTTGATGACTTAGTTGGACGTAAATACCTTCTCTATGTTTTGCTATTTGATAGGCTAATCTTCTTTTACCCCTCATTTGACTATCGAGGATGGTACCGCCAAATTCTTCTAAAAGCTTATTATATTTATCAATGTGGTTAGTTACTTCATCTTCCGCAATATCTGGGCGGAGGATATACATAGTTTCGTAATAGGATTGTTGATCGTTCATAGTTTCAGACAAGGTCTTTGGCTCATATAGTTGATGTTATGAGCGTCTGTTCATCTTTAACGATACATCATGATGTGCAGTTCTTTGAAAATTAGCATTGTTTTAAAGATGATTTTTGAGTGCATCATTCATAATATGAAAAGGTACTTCTAAACCATTTGTCCAAAATGATAATGATTTCATTCCCTGAGCAACAAGCATTTGCAAACCATCGATAGTCATGCATCCTTTATTAGCGCTGAATTTTAATAGATGAGTCGGAGCAGGGTTATATATTAAATCATAAACAATAGTTTTTGAGTTAAGAGATCTCCAAAAATAATCTCCATATGGCAATAAATTCATTTCATTTTTGGCTGTTTTCATTCCTACTGGTGTCGTATTTACAACTAAATCTGCTTCTTCAATTAAATTTTGAGCTTGATTATCGTTACTTAAGAAACTCTCAAGTTCAATTTGATTTTCAAAGTTTTTTATGAATTCATCTAGAGATGATTTGTTACGTCCTATTACTGAAATTTTTGAAAAATTTAAATTTATTAAACCTTGAATAACAGATTTTGCTGAACCCCCGGAGCCAAGAACTATTGATTTTTTTTTTGCTAAGTTCAAATTTTTTAATGGATAAATAAATCCTTCTAAATCAGTATTAGTTGCGCTCCATTCATTTTCAGAATTTAATTTCAGGGTATTAATGGCTTTCAGTTTGCTTGCAATAGGCGAAATTTCACTACATAGATTAAATACTTTTTCTTTATGGGGAATTGTAATATTTAAACCTTTGCAATTAATTTTTTTCAAAGAATGCAGAACCAATTCTAGATCTTCATCTTTGCAAGGTATAGCAATATAAATTAAATCTAGGCCTAAATATTGGAATGCAGCATTTTGCATAATCGGTGACAAGGAATGGCTTACTGGATTGCCGATTAATGCTATAAAAGATGTCTTACTTGAAATCATG
This window contains:
- a CDS encoding shikimate dehydrogenase is translated as MISSKTSFIALIGNPVSHSLSPIMQNAAFQYLGLDLIYIAIPCKDEDLELVLHSLKKINCKGLNITIPHKEKVFNLCSEISPIASKLKAINTLKLNSENEWSATNTDLEGFIYPLKNLNLAKKKSIVLGSGGSAKSVIQGLINLNFSKISVIGRNKSSLDEFIKNFENQIELESFLSNDNQAQNLIEEADLVVNTTPVGMKTAKNEMNLLPYGDYFWRSLNSKTIVYDLIYNPAPTHLLKFSANKGCMTIDGLQMLVAQGMKSLSFWTNGLEVPFHIMNDALKNHL
- a CDS encoding 30S ribosomal protein S6; protein product: MNDQQSYYETMYILRPDIAEDEVTNHIDKYNKLLEEFGGTILDSQMRGKRRLAYQIAKHREGIYVQLSHQGDGQHIFKIEKAMRLSEDVIRYMTVKQEGPLPTPRPSTKNSTKVDDKENPESKVESKEEKPVVSADTSTSGKDDNETKENAES